A genome region from Deinococcus sp. KNUC1210 includes the following:
- a CDS encoding CoA-acylating methylmalonate-semialdehyde dehydrogenase — translation MTATAEPSSTVQTLTHWLNNAPAAGQSGRTAPVYNPATGQIQAQVPLASTAEIDAAVQIATAAAKKWRSTALGKRSEVIFKFRELLVARKDELARIITREHGKVHSDALGEIARGIENVEYACGIPNLLKGGYSEQVSTGVDVYSIQQPLGVVAGITPFNFPAMVPLWMLCNALACGNAFLLKPSEKDPSSAMFLAELFKEAGLPDGVLSVVHGDKEAVDAILNHPGIAAVSFVGSTPIARYIYETGTRNGKRVQALGGAKNHMLVLPDADIGMAADAAVSAAYGSAGERCMAISVLVAVGGAGDQLIQAIQERIPALKIGPGDVAGNEMGPLITREHRDRVAGYIQSAQDQGATVVVDGREASFDGDGFFLGVSLLDHVKPGMAAYDDEIFGPVLCVVRADTYAEGLDLINSNEFGNGTAIFTRDGGAARQFQFDVEVGMVGVNVPIPVPVAYYSFGGWKASLFGDTHMYGPEGVKFYTRSKVITSRWPDPASSKVDLGFPQTR, via the coding sequence ATGACTGCAACTGCCGAACCCTCAAGCACCGTCCAGACCCTGACCCACTGGCTGAACAACGCCCCCGCCGCCGGGCAGTCGGGCCGCACCGCCCCTGTGTACAACCCCGCCACCGGGCAGATTCAGGCGCAGGTGCCGCTCGCCAGCACTGCCGAGATAGACGCCGCCGTGCAGATCGCCACCGCTGCGGCCAAAAAGTGGCGTTCTACGGCGCTGGGCAAGCGTTCGGAGGTCATCTTCAAATTCCGTGAACTGCTGGTGGCCCGCAAAGACGAACTGGCCCGCATCATCACCCGCGAGCATGGCAAGGTGCACAGTGATGCGCTGGGCGAAATTGCACGCGGCATCGAGAACGTGGAATATGCGTGCGGCATTCCCAATCTGCTGAAGGGCGGGTATTCCGAGCAGGTCAGCACGGGCGTGGACGTGTATTCCATCCAGCAGCCGCTGGGCGTGGTGGCGGGCATCACGCCGTTCAATTTCCCGGCGATGGTGCCGCTGTGGATGCTGTGCAATGCCCTGGCCTGTGGCAACGCTTTCCTTCTGAAGCCCAGCGAGAAAGACCCGTCTTCCGCGATGTTCCTGGCCGAACTGTTCAAGGAAGCGGGCCTGCCCGACGGTGTGCTGAGCGTGGTTCACGGCGATAAGGAAGCGGTGGACGCCATTCTGAACCATCCCGGCATCGCCGCCGTGAGCTTCGTGGGCAGCACGCCGATTGCCCGCTACATCTACGAAACCGGCACCAGGAACGGCAAGCGGGTGCAGGCGCTGGGTGGAGCCAAAAACCACATGCTGGTGCTGCCCGACGCCGATATCGGCATGGCTGCCGACGCTGCCGTGAGTGCCGCCTACGGTTCGGCGGGCGAGCGCTGCATGGCGATCAGCGTGCTGGTGGCCGTGGGCGGCGCAGGCGATCAGCTGATTCAGGCCATTCAGGAGCGCATTCCGGCCCTGAAAATCGGCCCCGGCGACGTGGCAGGCAACGAAATGGGGCCATTGATCACCCGCGAACACCGCGACAGGGTGGCGGGTTACATCCAGTCGGCGCAGGACCAGGGCGCGACGGTGGTCGTGGACGGACGTGAGGCCAGCTTCGACGGCGACGGCTTTTTTCTGGGCGTCTCGCTGCTCGATCATGTGAAGCCCGGAATGGCCGCCTACGACGACGAAATCTTTGGCCCGGTGCTGTGCGTGGTGCGGGCCGACACCTACGCCGAGGGACTGGACCTCATCAACAGCAACGAGTTCGGCAACGGCACCGCCATCTTCACCCGCGACGGCGGCGCGGCCCGTCAGTTCCAGTTCGATGTCGAGGTGGGCATGGTCGGCGTGAACGTGCCGATTCCCGTGCCAGTGGCGTATTACAGCTTTGGCGGCTGGAAGGCCAGTCTGTTTGGCGACACGCACATGTACGGCCCGGAAGGTGTCAAGTTCTACACCCGCTCCAAGGTCATCACCTCACGCTGGCCCGATCCCGCCAGCAGCAAGGTCGATCTGGGCTTTCCGCAGACGCGCTGA
- a CDS encoding aminotransferase class III-fold pyridoxal phosphate-dependent enzyme → MPEMHPDSQHIIEENREFTMFSWSVQNQANPIHMTGGKGSHFFDGSGNAWLDMASQLVSINVGHQHPKILQAIKDQVDTMCFAGPGFATDVRAELGRKLSEVTGLAKSFFTLGGSEANENAMKMARLYTGRPKIITRYRSYHGATMGSMTASGDPRRWPVEPGVPGIVRVFDPYMYRPPLGMTAEQWEEGCISHIEEVIQMEGPHTIAAIMVEGITGSNGVLVPPDSYYPRLRALCDKYGILLITDEVMSGFGRTGTWLATQHYGIKPDIVTCAKGLTSGYMPLGAVIVNDKIADYFETHFLAGGLTYSGHPVSLAAAIANIKVYEEENIFEHVRELGVHLGQRLEAMKRKFACVGDVRYIGLFSVLELVKDKATKEPLAPFNGTSPEMGRLAAHLKSKHIYAMLRFNWAFVCPPLVITREELDHGLDMYEEALALVDQMILGPVAAD, encoded by the coding sequence ATGCCGGAAATGCACCCCGACAGCCAGCACATCATCGAAGAAAACCGCGAGTTCACCATGTTCTCGTGGAGCGTCCAGAATCAGGCCAACCCGATTCATATGACGGGCGGCAAAGGCTCGCATTTCTTCGATGGCAGCGGCAATGCCTGGCTCGATATGGCCTCGCAGCTCGTCAGCATCAACGTGGGCCACCAGCACCCCAAAATTTTGCAGGCCATCAAAGATCAGGTCGATACCATGTGCTTTGCTGGCCCCGGCTTCGCCACTGATGTCCGCGCCGAACTGGGCCGCAAACTGAGTGAAGTGACCGGACTCGCCAAGAGTTTTTTCACGCTGGGCGGCAGCGAGGCCAACGAGAACGCCATGAAGATGGCCCGCCTGTACACCGGGCGGCCCAAGATCATCACTCGCTACCGCAGCTATCACGGCGCGACGATGGGCAGCATGACCGCCTCGGGCGATCCGCGCCGCTGGCCGGTCGAACCCGGTGTTCCCGGCATCGTGCGGGTGTTCGACCCGTACATGTATCGCCCGCCGCTGGGCATGACCGCCGAGCAGTGGGAAGAAGGCTGCATCTCGCACATCGAAGAAGTGATTCAGATGGAGGGGCCGCACACCATCGCCGCGATCATGGTGGAGGGTATTACCGGCAGTAACGGCGTGCTGGTGCCGCCCGACAGCTATTACCCCCGTCTGCGGGCGCTGTGCGACAAGTACGGCATCCTGCTGATCACCGACGAAGTGATGAGCGGCTTCGGGCGCACCGGAACCTGGCTCGCCACGCAGCACTACGGCATCAAGCCCGACATCGTGACCTGCGCCAAGGGCCTGACCAGCGGGTATATGCCCCTGGGCGCGGTGATCGTAAACGACAAGATCGCAGACTACTTCGAAACGCATTTCCTGGCAGGCGGCCTGACCTACAGCGGACATCCGGTGAGCCTCGCGGCGGCGATTGCCAACATCAAGGTCTACGAGGAAGAGAACATCTTCGAGCATGTGCGCGAACTGGGCGTGCATCTGGGGCAGCGTCTGGAAGCCATGAAACGCAAGTTCGCCTGCGTGGGCGACGTGCGCTACATCGGCCTGTTCAGCGTGCTGGAACTCGTGAAGGATAAGGCCACCAAAGAGCCGCTCGCGCCCTTCAACGGCACCTCGCCGGAAATGGGCAGGCTGGCCGCCCACCTGAAGAGCAAGCACATCTACGCCATGTTGCGCTTCAACTGGGCCTTTGTCTGCCCGCCGCTGGTCATTACCAGAGAGGAACTCGATCACGGCCTGGACATGTACGAGGAAGCACTGGCGCTGGTAGATCAGATGATTTTGGGGCCAGTGGCTGCAGACTAA
- a CDS encoding helix-turn-helix domain-containing protein, translating to MQAHLGAVLALPPRPRATLLGTLGTLLGSNFNVAESARRLGVRRQTVYYRLEQLRAMLGDLDDPRRQLGLQLALEIANAPGSAEETSP from the coding sequence ATGCAGGCGCACCTGGGCGCGGTGCTGGCGCTGCCGCCGCGTCCACGCGCCACGCTGCTCGGCACGCTGGGAACGCTGCTGGGCAGCAATTTCAACGTGGCAGAGTCGGCGCGGCGGCTGGGTGTGCGGCGGCAGACCGTGTATTACCGCCTGGAGCAACTGCGGGCCATGCTGGGCGATCTGGACGACCCCCGGCGGCAACTGGGCCTGCAACTGGCCCTGGAAATCGCCAACGCGCCCGGTTCGGCGGAAGAGACGTCGCCCTGA
- a CDS encoding nuclear transport factor 2 family protein — MTAGIKTAEALVRGQLEAYNARDLETFVSFFDDDIEAFLMPGQLLYQGKDELRQRHAVRFQEPDLYAELLHRRVIGDFVIDQEAVTRNFPEGRGQFDVAATYQIENGNIRRMWYVMGTPRIEAGED, encoded by the coding sequence ATGACGGCTGGAATCAAGACCGCCGAAGCATTGGTCAGAGGCCAGTTGGAGGCCTACAACGCCCGCGACCTGGAAACCTTCGTGAGCTTTTTTGACGATGACATCGAAGCTTTTCTGATGCCCGGCCAGCTGCTGTATCAGGGCAAAGACGAACTGCGTCAGCGTCACGCTGTCCGGTTTCAGGAGCCGGACCTGTATGCCGAACTCCTGCATCGCCGTGTCATTGGCGATTTTGTCATCGATCAGGAAGCGGTGACGCGCAATTTTCCAGAAGGCAGAGGCCAGTTCGACGTGGCCGCAACGTACCAGATTGAAAACGGCAACATCCGGCGGATGTGGTACGTGATGGGAACGCCGAGGATCGAGGCTGGCGAGGACTGA